A stretch of the Myxococcus guangdongensis genome encodes the following:
- a CDS encoding 2-oxo acid dehydrogenase subunit E2, translated as MDLDLKPAPPPGAFRKLALGAWGSPRDPTSYAALEVRMERALAFLEAWRERTGQRLTVTHLVAKAAADALRLYPEANVLMRWGSPSLRVDVGVCVLVVQPEPSGRVDLTTATVHHADRLSLADFARAMEGVVGRVRSREDAVIERGKRRSYRIPGMFMGWALRLLSFVWFTLNVDLRWVGMPRDPFGSVVVTSLGTLGLERGYVATVPYTRVPLVLAPCSVRTEPVVEAGALVPGKVMTLTCTWDARALDVEVVARVLRHVGEVLESPEETLGAASGTRVG; from the coding sequence GTGGACCTCGACCTGAAGCCGGCGCCGCCTCCGGGTGCCTTCCGCAAGCTCGCCCTGGGGGCCTGGGGTTCGCCTCGGGACCCGACGTCCTATGCCGCACTCGAAGTGCGCATGGAGCGCGCGCTCGCGTTCCTGGAGGCGTGGCGCGAGCGGACCGGGCAGCGGCTCACCGTGACGCACCTGGTGGCCAAGGCCGCCGCGGACGCGCTGCGGCTGTACCCCGAGGCCAATGTGCTCATGCGCTGGGGCAGCCCGTCTCTTCGCGTCGACGTGGGCGTGTGCGTGCTCGTGGTGCAGCCCGAGCCGTCGGGGCGGGTGGACTTGACGACGGCCACGGTGCACCACGCGGACAGGCTGTCGCTCGCGGACTTCGCTCGGGCGATGGAGGGCGTGGTGGGGCGGGTGCGCTCGCGGGAGGACGCGGTCATCGAGCGGGGCAAGCGCCGCTCGTATCGAATCCCAGGGATGTTCATGGGGTGGGCGCTGCGGCTGTTGTCCTTCGTGTGGTTCACGCTGAACGTGGACCTGCGCTGGGTGGGGATGCCGAGAGACCCGTTCGGCTCGGTGGTGGTGACGAGCCTGGGCACGCTGGGGTTGGAGCGGGGGTATGTGGCGACGGTGCCGTACACGCGGGTGCCGTTGGTGCTGGCGCCGTGCTCCGTGCGGACCGAGCCGGTGGTGGAGGCGGGGGCGCTGGTGCCGGGGAAGGTGATGACGCTGACGTGCACGTGGGATGCGCGCGCGTTGGACGTGGAGGTGGTGGCGCGGGTGCTCCGTCACGTCGGGGAGGTGCTGGAGTCGCCCGAGGAGACCCTGGGGGCTGCGAGCGGGACGCGGGTGGGGTAG
- a CDS encoding DUF1684 domain-containing protein, protein MTPIALALSLALHAAPAPKAAPPKPAAPAKNVSAPTTPEDVTAATRTWHEQRLQRLQSEDGWLSLVGLFWLEEGAQTAGSAPENTLDFPAGTPPKLGTFTRKGKEVSFQPEKGVQFTRNGEPFTGGALKTDEQGSPDVLKLGSLNFHVIQRGDKVGVRVKDSQSPARTGFHGIPTYPASNTWRVTARFEPAETPRMLQVPNVLGTTEEMKAPGTLVFTVAGKEYRLTPVEDGSNQLFVIFADETNRDSTYGAGRFLYADMPKDGQVVLDFNRAYNPPCAFTRFATCPLPPRGNRLALRVEAGEKRYGDH, encoded by the coding sequence ATGACGCCCATCGCCCTGGCCCTGTCCCTCGCCCTTCACGCCGCGCCGGCCCCCAAGGCCGCGCCCCCGAAACCCGCCGCCCCCGCCAAGAACGTGTCCGCCCCCACGACGCCCGAAGATGTCACCGCCGCCACCCGCACGTGGCACGAGCAGCGCCTCCAGCGACTCCAGTCCGAGGACGGCTGGCTGTCCCTCGTGGGCCTCTTCTGGCTGGAGGAGGGCGCGCAGACCGCCGGCTCCGCGCCGGAGAACACGCTGGACTTCCCGGCCGGCACGCCGCCGAAGCTCGGCACCTTCACGCGCAAGGGGAAGGAGGTCTCCTTCCAGCCCGAGAAGGGCGTGCAGTTCACGCGCAACGGCGAGCCCTTCACCGGCGGCGCGCTGAAGACCGACGAGCAGGGCTCACCGGATGTGCTGAAGCTCGGCAGCCTCAACTTCCACGTCATCCAGCGAGGCGACAAGGTGGGCGTGCGGGTGAAGGACTCGCAGTCGCCCGCGCGCACGGGGTTCCACGGCATCCCCACCTATCCGGCGAGCAACACGTGGCGCGTCACCGCGCGCTTCGAGCCCGCCGAGACGCCGCGCATGCTCCAGGTCCCCAACGTGCTGGGCACCACGGAGGAGATGAAGGCCCCGGGCACGCTCGTCTTCACGGTGGCGGGCAAGGAGTACCGCCTGACGCCCGTGGAGGACGGCTCCAACCAGCTCTTCGTCATCTTCGCGGACGAGACCAACCGCGATTCGACCTACGGCGCGGGCCGCTTCCTGTACGCGGACATGCCGAAGGACGGACAGGTGGTGCTCGACTTCAACCGCGCCTACAACCCGCCCTGCGCGTTCACCCGCTTCGCCACCTGCCCCCTGCCCCCGCGCGGCAACCGCCTGGCCCTGCGCGTGGAGGCCGGTGAGAAGCGCTACGGCGACCACTGA
- a CDS encoding cyclic-phosphate processing receiver domain-containing protein, whose protein sequence is MRVYLDDERPTPEGWVAVRWPEEAIALLEGGQVVELSLDHDLGDDEHGTGYDVLLWLEEAVATRGFAPPRVRVHSANSSARQKMELAILRIERFAREQR, encoded by the coding sequence GTGAGAGTGTATCTGGATGACGAGCGGCCCACGCCCGAGGGCTGGGTGGCCGTCCGTTGGCCCGAGGAGGCCATCGCGTTGCTCGAGGGAGGACAGGTGGTCGAGCTCAGCCTCGACCATGACCTCGGGGATGATGAGCACGGCACGGGGTACGACGTGCTGCTGTGGCTCGAGGAGGCGGTGGCCACGCGAGGCTTCGCTCCTCCGCGAGTCCGCGTGCACTCGGCGAACAGCTCCGCGCGCCAGAAGATGGAGTTGGCGATTCTCCGCATCGAGCGGTTCGCGCGCGAGCAGCGGTGA
- a CDS encoding PQQ-dependent sugar dehydrogenase has translation MRVSRLLAPSLVVLALSASACRKSQSQGTANPQDCVRVADDWGPDGTVPVTVDVVAEGLEVPWGIAWLPGGDALVTERPGRIRLLKAGVLQPQPVATVRITRAAEGGLLGIAAHPDFATNRQFYVYVTTDAGGQDENRIERWTLSEDHATATFERVIFGGIPSATYHDGGRLHFGPDGMLYAGTGDARSPDRSQDVNDSAGKLLRLTPDGQVPQDNPFPNSPAFLTGIRNLQGWDWKDATTLYVTDHGPSGETMRRGHDEVSLARPGSNLGWPGIYSCEVHEGWVTPSLTFADAMPPGGAALYTGTAIPEWSGSLLIGTLGSKHLHRVEFEQGNPARVARHEVYLRDTYGRLREVSMGPDGHLYVTTSNCDGRGDCGARKDLILRVRR, from the coding sequence ATGCGCGTCTCTCGCCTGCTTGCCCCGAGCCTCGTCGTGCTCGCCCTGTCGGCCTCCGCCTGCCGCAAGAGCCAGTCCCAGGGCACCGCCAACCCCCAGGACTGCGTGCGCGTCGCCGACGACTGGGGCCCGGACGGCACCGTCCCCGTCACCGTGGACGTCGTCGCCGAGGGACTTGAGGTCCCGTGGGGCATCGCCTGGCTGCCCGGCGGTGACGCGCTCGTCACCGAGCGCCCCGGCCGCATCCGCCTGCTCAAGGCCGGCGTCCTCCAACCCCAACCCGTCGCCACCGTGCGCATCACCCGCGCCGCGGAGGGCGGACTGCTCGGCATCGCCGCCCACCCGGACTTCGCCACGAACCGCCAGTTCTACGTCTACGTCACCACCGACGCCGGCGGACAGGACGAGAACCGCATCGAGCGGTGGACCCTCTCCGAGGACCACGCCACCGCCACCTTCGAGCGCGTCATCTTCGGCGGCATCCCCTCCGCCACGTACCACGACGGCGGACGCCTGCACTTCGGCCCGGACGGCATGCTCTACGCGGGCACCGGCGACGCCCGCTCACCGGACCGCTCCCAGGATGTGAATGATTCGGCCGGCAAGCTCCTGCGCCTCACCCCCGACGGCCAGGTCCCCCAGGACAATCCCTTCCCCAACTCGCCCGCCTTCCTCACGGGCATCCGTAACCTCCAGGGATGGGATTGGAAGGATGCCACCACGCTGTACGTCACCGACCACGGCCCGAGCGGCGAGACGATGCGCCGCGGACATGACGAGGTGAGCCTCGCGCGTCCCGGCAGCAACCTGGGCTGGCCCGGCATCTACTCATGCGAGGTGCACGAAGGCTGGGTGACGCCGTCGCTCACCTTCGCGGACGCCATGCCACCCGGCGGCGCCGCGCTCTACACCGGCACCGCCATCCCCGAGTGGTCTGGCTCCCTGTTGATAGGAACCTTGGGCTCAAAGCATCTGCACCGGGTGGAGTTCGAGCAGGGCAACCCCGCCCGGGTGGCCCGGCACGAGGTGTACCTGCGCGACACGTATGGCCGGCTGCGCGAGGTGAGCATGGGCCCGGACGGCCACCTGTACGTCACCACCAGCAACTGCGATGGCCGAGGCGACTGCGGGGCTCGCAAGGACCTCATCCTGCGCGTGCGGCGCTGA
- a CDS encoding type 1 glutamine amidotransferase domain-containing protein: MARIAFILADDFEDAEFRVPYDRVKEAGHEAVIIGLEAGEPVKGKKGLEVTPEKAVRNVSSREFDALVIPGGYSPDHLRMDVDMVGFVRGFFRADKPLAAICHAPWLLVEAGIAEGRTLTSWPSLKTDLLNAGAHWVDREVVEDGNVITSRNPGDLLAFSEALLRQVEQGSARRLDAPLVPVAAWEQPSTMH; the protein is encoded by the coding sequence ATGGCTCGCATCGCGTTCATCCTGGCCGACGACTTCGAGGACGCGGAGTTTCGTGTGCCCTATGACCGCGTGAAGGAGGCGGGGCACGAGGCGGTCATCATCGGCCTCGAGGCGGGCGAGCCGGTGAAGGGGAAGAAGGGGCTGGAGGTCACGCCGGAGAAGGCCGTGCGGAACGTGTCCTCGCGGGAGTTCGACGCGCTGGTGATTCCCGGGGGCTATTCGCCGGACCACCTGCGCATGGACGTGGACATGGTGGGCTTCGTGCGGGGCTTCTTCCGGGCGGACAAGCCGCTGGCGGCCATCTGTCATGCGCCGTGGCTGTTGGTGGAGGCGGGCATCGCGGAGGGACGGACGCTCACCTCGTGGCCGTCGTTGAAGACGGACCTCCTCAACGCGGGCGCGCACTGGGTGGACCGGGAGGTGGTGGAGGACGGCAACGTCATCACCTCGCGCAACCCGGGGGACCTGCTGGCGTTCAGCGAGGCGCTGCTGCGACAGGTGGAGCAGGGGAGCGCGCGGCGATTGGACGCACCGCTCGTCCCCGTGGCTGCGTGGGAGCAGCCTTCGACGATGCACTGA
- the yjjJ gene encoding type II toxin-antitoxin system HipA family toxin YjjJ: MASVEQLLAVLGSRGDAQASELATWLQVSRPTVTRLLATAGDLLCRMGKDPATRYARTRSLRSLGTRLSLHRIDESGTVHGDGTLYLLAGGRHWLERGEGESELFEGLPPFAADMSPQGYIGQTFSLRYPEFALPQRVADWTDDDCLVALALRGEDCIGEFILGDEALDRYLATPDAHSTPEDYPRLARASGQGHPGSSVGGKHPKFATRVKGRHVIVKFAGNDEGAAVSRWKDLLVTEHLALEAIRDAGHAAASTRWLDAEGYRFLEVERFDRVGLRGRRGLLSLGAIDNEYLGVRGTWTQATRKLHEARFISEEDARQARWLDVFGQLIGNTDRHFGNLAFFTEGPKRFRLAPAYDMLPMMFAPVGTNLVEREYTPQPPNAATLDVWPDAAQRALAYWERLTLEPALSEPFRERCATCAESLRAFIQTQRP, encoded by the coding sequence ATGGCCTCGGTGGAACAGCTTCTCGCGGTGCTCGGCAGTCGCGGCGATGCGCAGGCGAGCGAACTCGCCACGTGGCTCCAGGTCTCTCGTCCCACGGTGACGCGTCTGCTCGCGACCGCGGGAGACCTGCTGTGCCGCATGGGGAAGGACCCTGCGACACGCTATGCGCGGACACGCTCACTCCGTTCACTCGGCACGCGACTGAGCCTCCATCGCATCGATGAGTCAGGCACCGTTCATGGAGACGGCACGCTCTACCTGCTCGCGGGAGGCCGTCACTGGCTCGAACGCGGGGAGGGTGAATCCGAGCTGTTCGAGGGACTGCCCCCCTTCGCGGCGGACATGAGTCCCCAGGGCTACATCGGTCAGACCTTCTCCCTCCGATATCCCGAGTTCGCCCTGCCCCAGCGCGTGGCGGACTGGACGGATGATGACTGTCTGGTCGCGCTCGCGCTCCGCGGCGAGGACTGCATCGGGGAGTTCATCCTCGGCGATGAGGCACTCGACCGGTATCTCGCGACGCCCGATGCCCACTCCACTCCCGAGGATTATCCCCGGCTCGCTCGGGCCTCGGGGCAGGGACATCCCGGCTCCTCGGTGGGAGGCAAGCACCCCAAGTTCGCGACGCGCGTGAAGGGCCGACACGTCATCGTGAAGTTCGCGGGCAATGACGAGGGCGCGGCCGTGTCCCGATGGAAGGACCTCCTGGTCACCGAGCACCTCGCGCTCGAGGCCATCCGTGACGCCGGTCACGCGGCGGCGTCGACACGCTGGCTCGATGCGGAGGGTTATCGCTTCCTCGAAGTCGAACGCTTCGACCGCGTCGGCCTCCGCGGAAGACGCGGCCTGCTCTCACTCGGCGCCATCGACAATGAGTACCTCGGCGTGCGTGGCACCTGGACCCAAGCCACGCGGAAGCTGCACGAAGCCCGCTTCATCTCCGAGGAGGACGCACGCCAGGCCCGGTGGCTCGATGTCTTCGGCCAGCTCATCGGCAACACCGACCGACACTTCGGCAACCTCGCGTTCTTCACGGAAGGACCGAAGCGGTTCCGACTCGCGCCCGCGTACGACATGCTGCCCATGATGTTCGCGCCCGTGGGCACGAACCTCGTCGAGCGCGAGTACACACCGCAGCCCCCCAACGCGGCCACGCTGGACGTCTGGCCCGATGCGGCCCAACGAGCCCTCGCCTACTGGGAGCGACTCACCTTGGAGCCCGCGCTCAGCGAACCCTTCCGTGAGCGCTGCGCGACCTGTGCCGAGTCATTGCGAGCGTTCATACAGACACAACGCCCCTGA
- a CDS encoding cation:proton antiporter, which yields MHLEMPLVIGLMVAAIVLAIAAKRANMPYNVALVVGGLLISVGNLLPGVPPLNPELVFLVCLPALLFEGGITADLNGIRANALPILILSTLGMVLAIGATGTLLHYLVDLAIWPALLLGALLAVTDTVSILYAFRRAPVPSRLSGIIQGESLFNDGTALVAYAAIASVVAGAAAPSIPMLAARVLLASAGGAVVGLAVGMLGGFVIRRTEDPLAEIMVTTAVALASFVVAEQLHLSGAIAAVVAGLAVGVSLRKEASPQSQVAIHSFWEYATFGVNTFLFLAVGLTTKPETLRDYVPETLIAVGCVLAGRAVAIYLPFLLLKLARPAEAVPPRWQHVFIVGNIKGALSIGLALGLPPTTPGREKLVAIAFGVTLVSLLGQGMALTRALKWLGLFQQDEVALSMSEQRGRLIASRAAHQELATLHEQGLVPRAAYEHLRSEYQVSIARAERELRRLNEHHLAQGAKDLIAMRRRLIDAERTALQNARRSGLIPETTAEHMLAQLDERTLNLEKMLHGAHGEEPTAEHGRKAS from the coding sequence GTGCACTTGGAGATGCCCCTCGTCATTGGATTGATGGTGGCAGCCATCGTCCTGGCCATCGCGGCCAAACGGGCGAACATGCCCTACAACGTGGCGCTCGTGGTGGGAGGGCTGCTCATCTCGGTGGGCAACCTGCTTCCCGGCGTACCGCCCCTCAACCCGGAGCTGGTGTTCCTCGTCTGTCTCCCGGCGCTGCTCTTCGAGGGAGGCATCACCGCGGACCTCAATGGCATCCGCGCCAATGCCTTGCCCATCCTCATCCTGTCCACGCTGGGCATGGTGCTGGCCATCGGCGCCACGGGCACGCTGTTGCACTACCTGGTGGACCTGGCCATCTGGCCCGCGCTGCTGCTGGGCGCGCTGCTCGCCGTGACGGACACCGTCTCCATCCTCTACGCGTTCCGCCGCGCGCCGGTGCCCTCGCGGCTGTCGGGCATCATCCAGGGTGAGAGCCTCTTCAACGACGGCACCGCGCTGGTGGCCTACGCGGCCATCGCCAGCGTGGTGGCGGGAGCGGCGGCGCCTTCCATCCCCATGCTCGCCGCGCGCGTGCTGCTCGCCTCGGCGGGGGGCGCGGTGGTGGGGCTGGCGGTGGGCATGCTCGGCGGCTTCGTCATCCGTCGCACCGAGGACCCGCTCGCCGAAATCATGGTGACGACGGCCGTGGCGCTCGCGTCGTTCGTGGTTGCGGAGCAGCTCCACCTGTCGGGCGCCATCGCCGCCGTGGTCGCGGGGCTCGCCGTGGGTGTCAGCCTGCGCAAGGAGGCGTCGCCGCAGAGCCAGGTGGCCATCCACTCCTTCTGGGAGTACGCCACCTTCGGGGTGAACACCTTCCTGTTCCTCGCGGTGGGGCTCACCACCAAGCCGGAGACGCTGCGCGACTACGTGCCGGAGACGCTCATCGCGGTGGGCTGCGTGCTCGCCGGGCGCGCGGTGGCCATCTACCTGCCCTTCCTGTTGCTCAAGCTCGCGCGGCCGGCGGAGGCGGTGCCGCCCCGGTGGCAGCACGTCTTCATCGTGGGGAACATCAAGGGCGCGCTGTCCATCGGGCTCGCGCTGGGCCTGCCGCCGACGACGCCGGGGCGCGAGAAGCTGGTGGCCATCGCGTTCGGCGTGACGCTGGTGTCGCTCCTGGGGCAGGGCATGGCGCTCACGCGCGCGTTGAAGTGGTTGGGGTTGTTCCAGCAGGACGAGGTGGCGCTGTCCATGTCCGAGCAGCGCGGCCGGCTCATCGCCAGTCGGGCGGCGCACCAGGAGCTGGCGACGCTGCACGAGCAGGGGTTGGTGCCCCGGGCCGCGTATGAGCACCTGCGCAGCGAGTACCAGGTGAGCATCGCCCGGGCGGAGCGGGAGCTGCGCCGGCTCAACGAGCATCACCTGGCGCAGGGAGCGAAGGACCTCATCGCCATGCGGCGGCGGCTCATCGACGCGGAGCGCACGGCGCTGCAGAACGCGCGCAGGAGCGGGCTCATCCCCGAGACGACGGCGGAGCACATGCTGGCGCAGCTGGATGAGCGCACGTTGAATCTGGAGAAGATGTTGCACGGCGCGCACGGCGAGGAGCCGACGGCGGAGCACGGGAGGAAGGCGTCGTGA